In Elaeis guineensis isolate ETL-2024a chromosome 1, EG11, whole genome shotgun sequence, a genomic segment contains:
- the LOC105038976 gene encoding aspartyl protease family protein At5g10770, which translates to MALFHCSLLSCYAFFVLALSLLQSPLVHGRETESRHVVSVRSLLPGSVCSSPRDSNPFMLKVVHRHGPCSPLTPGQKPDYTELLSQDQARVNWLHHWISTSSNQKSTRASLAANIPASSGGSIGTGNYVVNVGFGTPTKEFTVVFDTGSDLTWIQCSPCRSCYPQQQQLFDPSRSSTYSNISCNSPKCSQLDSSSCLAGRCRYEVDYGDKSQSEGFFGSDTLTLTPSDVLPNFLFGCGDQNKGLFGQAAGLLGLGRQPVSLVSQLKSKYGGVFSYCLPSTSSSSGYLKLGGGAPSNVNFTPMRASSSQPSFYFLDLVAIEVGGKQLPISQTVFSNAGTLLDSGTVITRLPPSAYAALRSRFRQLMTMYKMAPPQSILDTCYDFTGNDTVSVPTVALVFGGGATLNVDFTGILYVFNMSQACLAFAGNDDASDVGIIGNVQQKRFDVVYDITNSRIGFGANGCS; encoded by the exons ATGGCTCTTTTCCACTGCTCGCTCTTATCTTGTTATGCCTTTTTTGTTCTAGCATTGAGTCTTCTTCAGTCTCCGCTAGTCCATGGAAGGGAGACGGAAAGCCGGCATGTAGTCAGTGTTAGGTCTTTGCTGCcgggctcagtttgctcctcaccGAGAG ATTCaaacccattcatgttgaaaGTAGTCCACCGGCACGGCCCATGCTCGCCGCTGACCCCCGGCCAGAAGCCAGACTACACCGAACTCCTCAGCCAGGACCAAGCTCGAGTCAACTGGCTCCACCACTGGATCTCCACCAGCTCCAACCAAAAAAGCACTCGTGCCTCACTCGCCGCAAATATTCCTGCCAGCTCCGGCGGCTCGATTGGTACCGGCAATTACGTCGTCAACGTTGGTTTCGGCACCCCTACGAAGGAGTTCACGGTGGTCTTCGACACCGGCAGCGACCTCACATGGATCCAGTGCTCGCCATGCCGTAGCTGCTACCCCCAACAGCAGCAACTCTTCGACCCCTCTCGATCCTCCACCTATTCCAACATCTCCTGCAACTCCCCCAAATGCTCGCAGCTCGACTCTTCCAGTTGCCTAGCCGGCAGGTGTCGCTACGAAGTCGATTACGGCGATAAATCCCAGTCGGAGGGCTTCTTCGGCAGCGACACGCTCACACTGACGCCCTCCGACGTGCTACCGAATTTCTTGTTCGGCTGTGGCGATCAGAACAAAGGGCTTTTCGGTCAGGCCGCCGGTCTGCTCGGTCTGGGCCGTCAACCAGTCTCACTAGTGTCGCAGTTGAAGTCAAAGTATGGCGGTGTCTTCTCTTACTGCCTTCCATCCACATCGAGCTCGTCGGGCTACCTGAAACTAGGCGGTGGTGCACCGTCGAACGTCAACTTCACACCGATGCGAGCATCCTCCAGCCAGCCATCATTCTACTTCCTTGATCTCGTGGCAATCGAAGTCGGCGGTAAGCAGCTTCCAATATCCCAGACGGTGTTCTCTAATGCCGGGACGCTGCTCGACTCCGGTACGGTGATTACCAGATTGCCGCCATCGGCTTACGCCGCCCTTCGGTCGAGGTTCCGTCAGCTGATGACCATGTACAAGATGGCGCCGCCTCAGTCGATACTGGACACCTGCTATGATTTCACCGGCAACGACACCGTGTCGGTGCCGACGGTGGCGCTGGTGTTCGGCGGGGGGGCTACCCTTAATGTCGACTTCACAGGCATACTGTACGTGTTCAACATGTCACAGGCATGCCTGGCGTTCGCCGGCAATGATGATGCGAGCGACGTTGGCATCATCGGCAACGTGCAGCAGAAGCGGTTTGATGTGGTTTATGACATTACAAATAGTAGAATTGGATTTGGCGCCAATGGTTGTAGTTGA